The DNA window AGCTTACTGGTGTAGAGCATAAAGCGGATACTCCCCTGGTTGCTGAGACTGGCAATGAAGTTGACACGCACTCGTTTCTTCTGACTCAGACGAATTTCAGGGGTTTCGCCGATGGGTGCATACCCACGACCGACTTGAGCATCTGAGCGTAACCCTGACTCATCCCCCAAGCGATTTCTGCACCTTCACTTTTAGCACGCTGCTCGATGACAGGATAGGTTTGCTCTAACCACTCCTCCACCATCTCTGGGTTCTGCTCATAAGCCCGCCTCAAGGGCTTTTGTGGGCTATAGCCCCACCACCAAAGATACTCTCCTACGATTCGAATCGGCATCTGTATTCCGCACCGTTGCTCGATCAGTTCTTGAACCGCGCGGCGCGTCCAAAGCGCACTATCAATCTCTAGCTCATCGGGCAAATGGGCTTGCATCAACTGTTAAATCTATTTTTCCTGCTCTTGATTTAAGGTGCGTCCTGCACCAACTGTACGGCCTCGTTGTTGCTGGTACAGGGCAGTTTCACCCAGTTCTTTGTATTGCTGCCACCAATCTGA is part of the Trichocoleus sp. FACHB-46 genome and encodes:
- a CDS encoding winged helix-turn-helix domain-containing protein, giving the protein MQAHLPDELEIDSALWTRRAVQELIEQRCGIQMPIRIVGEYLWWWGYSPQKPLRRAYEQNPEMVEEWLEQTYPVIEQRAKSEGAEIAWGMSQGYAQMLKSVVGMHPSAKPLKFV
- a CDS encoding helix-turn-helix domain-containing protein, whose amino-acid sequence is MRQQAIRLRQQGKRFVDIAAYLGVHRNTVSDWWQQYKELGETALYQQQRGRTVGAGRTLNQEQEK